In one window of Nocardioides panacisoli DNA:
- a CDS encoding SLC13 family permease, with protein MSGEHTDQHDAQHTDAPAPRRPPGRTWLLRIGGVVLAAVVYFALAGASLSADARFVAAIAVLMAAWWMTEAIPLSATALIPLVLIPPLTELNVEEAAAPYANPIVFLFLGGFLIAIAMQKWNLHRRIALLTLRRVGTHPRQIILGMMIATAFLSMWVSNTATTLMMLPIGISVLALVVENAGRGSDSAATGDATATEGEIQRQMAKGETVSDIVSDDSVRIFGVSLVLAIAWAASIGGLGTLLGSPPNAIVAGYLSDEVGEEIAFVNWMMLGLPLVVVFIAVAWLLITRVLFKSDLEEIPGGRELIQQEISQLGPMSQGEKVVLAVFVGAAFFWIVPGLLSNIGAVSEALPWLGNFDDTVIAIAAGLVLFLIPGDKENRMTLTWEDAEDGLPWGVLLLFGGGLSLAAAVSGTGLDEWFGQQVSGLEVLPVVLILAAVTALVLLLTEITSNTATAATFIPVLGGVAAGIGVDPVTLLIPAALAATCAFMLPVGTPPNAIVFGTGAVKIQEMARGGAVLNVVGVVLVTLFTVTIGPFALGLAL; from the coding sequence ATGTCCGGTGAGCACACCGACCAGCACGACGCCCAGCACACCGACGCACCGGCACCACGGCGGCCACCGGGCCGCACCTGGCTGCTCCGGATCGGCGGCGTGGTGCTGGCCGCGGTGGTCTACTTCGCCCTGGCCGGCGCCTCGCTGAGCGCGGACGCCCGGTTCGTGGCCGCCATCGCGGTCCTCATGGCGGCCTGGTGGATGACCGAGGCGATCCCGCTCTCGGCCACCGCGCTCATCCCGCTGGTACTGATCCCGCCGCTGACCGAGCTCAACGTCGAGGAGGCGGCCGCGCCGTACGCGAACCCGATCGTCTTCCTCTTCCTCGGCGGCTTCCTGATCGCGATCGCGATGCAGAAGTGGAACCTGCACCGCCGCATCGCCCTGCTGACGCTGCGGCGCGTCGGCACCCATCCCCGCCAGATCATCCTCGGGATGATGATTGCGACCGCGTTCCTCTCGATGTGGGTCTCCAACACCGCGACGACGCTGATGATGCTGCCGATCGGCATCTCGGTGCTGGCGCTCGTCGTGGAGAACGCCGGCCGCGGCAGCGACTCCGCCGCCACCGGCGACGCGACGGCCACCGAGGGCGAGATCCAGCGCCAGATGGCGAAGGGCGAGACCGTCAGCGACATCGTCTCCGACGACAGCGTGCGCATCTTCGGCGTCTCCCTCGTGCTGGCGATCGCCTGGGCCGCCTCCATCGGTGGCCTCGGCACGTTGCTGGGCAGTCCGCCGAACGCCATCGTCGCGGGCTACCTCAGCGACGAGGTCGGCGAGGAGATCGCCTTCGTCAACTGGATGATGCTCGGCCTGCCGCTCGTCGTCGTCTTCATCGCCGTCGCCTGGCTGCTGATCACCCGGGTCCTCTTCAAGTCCGACCTCGAGGAGATCCCCGGCGGCCGGGAGCTGATCCAGCAGGAGATCAGCCAGCTCGGACCGATGAGCCAGGGCGAGAAGGTCGTGCTCGCCGTCTTCGTCGGCGCCGCCTTCTTCTGGATCGTGCCGGGCCTGCTGTCCAACATCGGGGCGGTGTCCGAGGCGCTGCCGTGGCTGGGCAACTTCGACGACACCGTGATCGCCATCGCCGCGGGGCTGGTCCTCTTCCTGATCCCCGGCGACAAGGAGAACCGGATGACACTCACCTGGGAGGACGCCGAGGACGGCCTCCCCTGGGGTGTGCTGCTGCTCTTCGGCGGTGGCCTCAGCCTCGCGGCCGCTGTCTCCGGCACCGGACTGGACGAGTGGTTCGGCCAGCAGGTGTCCGGCCTCGAGGTGCTGCCGGTGGTCCTCATCCTCGCGGCCGTGACCGCGCTGGTCCTGCTGCTGACCGAGATCACCAGCAACACCGCCACCGCGGCCACCTTCATCCCGGTCCTGGGTGGCGTGGCCGCCGGCATCGGCGTCGATCCGGTCACGTTGCTGATCCCGGCCGCGCTCGCTGCCACCTGTGCCTTCATGCTCCCGGTGGGCACCCCGCCCAACGCGATCGTGTTCGGCACCGGAGCAGTGAAGATCCAGGAGATGGCCCGCGGCGGTGCGGTGCTCAACGTGGTCGGTGTCGTCCTGGTGACCCTGTTCACCGTGACGATCGGAC
- the obgE gene encoding GTPase ObgE, with protein MAVPSFVDRVTLHIAAGRGGHGVASVHREKFKPLGGPDGGNGGTGGSVVLRVDPDVTTLVDYHHSPKRRAENGGQGAGDRKNGSNGADLVLPVPDGTVVSRAGGDVIADLVGPGTELVIAEGGRGGLGNAALASKSRKAPGFALLGEPGDELEIQLELKIVADVGLVGYPSAGKSSLIAAISRARPKIADYPFTTLVPNLGVVSAGEHTFTVADVPGLIEGAADGRGLGHDFLRHVERCAAIVHVLDTATLEPGRNPIDDLDVIERELAQYGGLEERPRLVALNKVDVPDGRGIAEIVREDLQERGLRVFEVSAASGEGMRELTFAMAELVAERRAAEATATPERIVIRPQALGGVPDFTVTETGAGWRVRGAKPERWVRQTDFSNDEAVGYLADRLDRIGVEERLLELGAVEGDTVLIGHPDDSVVFEFKPGVDAGAENLSRRGEDARFSEQRPAAARRRRIQEQMGDRSETETRADVARRIDRPAEYGPRTYEIGSDADPDAEDLDG; from the coding sequence ATGGCCGTACCCAGCTTCGTCGACCGCGTCACCCTGCACATCGCAGCGGGGCGCGGTGGCCACGGTGTTGCGTCGGTCCACCGGGAGAAGTTCAAGCCGCTGGGCGGTCCCGACGGGGGCAACGGCGGCACCGGGGGCTCAGTCGTGCTCCGCGTCGACCCCGACGTGACGACCCTGGTCGACTACCACCACAGCCCCAAGCGGCGTGCCGAGAACGGCGGCCAGGGCGCCGGTGACCGCAAGAACGGCTCCAACGGGGCCGATCTGGTGCTCCCGGTCCCCGACGGGACCGTGGTGAGCCGTGCCGGCGGCGACGTGATCGCCGACCTGGTCGGCCCGGGCACCGAGCTGGTCATCGCCGAAGGCGGCCGCGGCGGCCTGGGCAACGCTGCGCTCGCCTCCAAGAGCCGCAAGGCCCCCGGCTTCGCGCTGCTCGGGGAGCCCGGCGACGAACTGGAGATCCAGCTCGAGCTCAAGATCGTCGCCGACGTCGGCCTGGTGGGCTACCCCAGCGCCGGCAAGTCCAGCCTCATCGCGGCGATCTCGCGGGCGCGCCCCAAGATCGCCGACTACCCCTTCACCACCCTGGTGCCCAACCTGGGCGTGGTCTCGGCCGGCGAGCACACCTTCACCGTCGCCGACGTGCCCGGCCTCATCGAGGGCGCCGCCGACGGCCGCGGCCTCGGACACGACTTCCTGCGACACGTCGAGCGCTGCGCCGCGATCGTCCACGTCCTCGACACGGCCACCCTCGAGCCCGGACGCAACCCCATCGACGACCTGGACGTCATCGAGCGCGAGCTCGCGCAGTACGGCGGACTCGAGGAGCGCCCGCGCCTGGTCGCACTGAACAAGGTCGACGTCCCCGACGGCCGTGGCATCGCCGAGATCGTGCGCGAGGACCTCCAGGAGCGAGGACTGCGCGTGTTCGAGGTCTCCGCCGCCTCCGGCGAGGGCATGCGGGAGCTGACCTTCGCGATGGCCGAGCTGGTCGCCGAGCGCCGTGCCGCCGAGGCCACCGCGACGCCGGAGCGGATCGTCATCCGGCCGCAGGCGCTCGGGGGCGTCCCCGACTTCACCGTCACCGAGACCGGCGCCGGCTGGCGGGTGCGCGGCGCCAAGCCCGAGCGCTGGGTGCGCCAGACCGACTTCAGCAACGACGAGGCGGTCGGCTACCTCGCCGACCGGCTCGACCGGATCGGGGTGGAGGAGCGCCTCCTCGAGCTCGGCGCCGTCGAGGGAGACACCGTCCTGATCGGGCACCCCGACGACTCGGTCGTCTTCGAGTTCAAGCCCGGCGTGGACGCCGGCGCCGAGAACCTGTCGCGCCGCGGCGAGGACGCCCGGTTCTCCGAGCAACGGCCGGCCGCGGCACGCCGCCGCCGGATCCAGGAGCAGATGGGCGACCGCTCCGAGACCGAGACCCGCGCCGACGTCGCACGGCGCATCGACCGTCCGGCCGAGTACGGCCCCCGCACGTACGAGATCGGCTCCGATGCGGACCCCGACGCCGAGGACCTCGATGGCTGA
- a CDS encoding winged helix DNA-binding domain-containing protein yields MRHFSDEERRARLARRHGLAAGARYADVAAATTAMTAWHATEAATVHLALRARVADLAVADVERALYDDRTLVKQLAMRRTLWAFAVELLPAVWGSAAARVGDQQHRQLVRDATAADLADDPERWAEEAYAAVLDLLADGRPRTAREVREQLPQLAGRVTRGRPGAKWAGSSPIGPRVLTTLGAAGRVVRGPNAGHWRLNKPSWLRTEDWVPEVPPAWGSAEGYAALVDRWLWTFGPGTEADLVWWTGATRTAVRAALASLDAEEVRLDGGATGWVRRGDTASEPPAASWVALLPTLDPTTMGWKQRDFYLDPRHVAHLFDTNGNAGNTAWCDGRVVGAWAQDDEAAVRVLLREQVSSTTRAALEAEATRLTEWLDGVRITNVYASPQMKGVALP; encoded by the coding sequence ATGCGCCACTTCAGTGACGAGGAGCGTCGTGCCCGGTTGGCGCGACGGCACGGCCTCGCCGCCGGTGCGCGCTATGCCGACGTGGCGGCCGCCACGACGGCGATGACGGCCTGGCACGCCACCGAGGCGGCCACGGTCCACCTGGCGCTGCGGGCGCGGGTCGCCGACCTCGCGGTGGCCGACGTCGAGCGGGCCCTGTACGACGACCGGACGCTGGTCAAGCAGCTCGCGATGCGCCGGACGCTGTGGGCGTTCGCGGTCGAGCTGCTGCCCGCGGTGTGGGGGAGTGCGGCGGCGCGGGTGGGCGACCAGCAGCACCGGCAGCTCGTCCGCGACGCCACCGCCGCCGACCTCGCCGACGATCCGGAGCGGTGGGCCGAGGAGGCCTACGCCGCCGTCCTCGACCTGCTCGCGGACGGACGCCCCCGCACCGCTCGGGAGGTCCGCGAGCAGCTCCCGCAGCTCGCGGGGCGGGTGACGCGGGGGAGGCCCGGGGCGAAGTGGGCCGGCTCCTCGCCGATCGGCCCGCGGGTGCTGACCACGCTGGGCGCCGCCGGTCGCGTCGTCCGGGGGCCCAACGCCGGCCACTGGCGCCTCAACAAGCCCTCCTGGTTGCGCACCGAGGACTGGGTGCCCGAGGTGCCACCCGCGTGGGGCAGCGCCGAGGGATACGCCGCGCTGGTCGACCGGTGGCTGTGGACCTTCGGTCCGGGCACCGAGGCCGACCTCGTGTGGTGGACCGGCGCGACCAGGACCGCGGTGCGCGCGGCGCTGGCGAGCCTCGACGCCGAGGAGGTGCGCCTCGACGGCGGTGCCACCGGCTGGGTCCGCCGCGGCGACACCGCGTCCGAGCCGCCGGCCGCGTCGTGGGTCGCACTGCTGCCGACGCTCGACCCGACGACGATGGGGTGGAAGCAGCGCGACTTCTACCTCGATCCGCGCCACGTCGCCCACCTGTTCGACACCAACGGCAATGCCGGCAACACCGCCTGGTGCGACGGCCGGGTCGTGGGCGCGTGGGCACAGGACGACGAGGCCGCCGTCCGCGTGCTGCTGCGCGAGCAGGTGTCGTCCACCACCCGCGCCGCCCTGGAGGCCGAGGCGACCCGCCTGACCGAGTGGCTGGACGGCGTACGCATCACCAACGTCTATGCCTCGCCGCAGATGAAGGGCGTGGCGCTGCCCTGA
- the proB gene encoding glutamate 5-kinase: protein MAERGVVTDARRVVVKVGSSSLTTAAGGIDPERVRALCDVLAGVRRGGAEVVLVSSGAIASALAPLGLRARPRGLAAQQAAASVGQGLLVHRYTEELARHGVITGQVLLTLDDITRRAHHRNAHQTMTKLLELGVLPIVNENDTVATNEIRFGDNDRLAALVAHLVHADLLLLLSDVDGLYDGPPDRDGSRLVAEVHSAADLAAVSIGSTGAAGVGTGGMVTKIEAAQIATDSGIPVLLTSAANAAGALAGEDIGTLFHPVGRRKPIRLTWLRHATDTKGAVVLDAGAVRAVADRRASLLAAGITGVVGAFSAGDPIELRGPEGAVVGRGLVNYDSAELPDLLGRSSKDLVRELGAAYEREVVHRDDLVLL from the coding sequence ATGGCTGAGCGAGGCGTCGTCACCGACGCGCGCCGCGTCGTGGTCAAGGTGGGGTCCTCCTCGCTGACCACCGCCGCCGGCGGGATCGACCCCGAGCGGGTGCGCGCGTTGTGCGACGTGCTCGCCGGCGTACGCCGCGGCGGCGCCGAGGTGGTGCTGGTCTCCTCCGGGGCGATCGCCTCCGCGCTCGCACCGCTGGGGCTGCGTGCGCGCCCCCGCGGGCTCGCCGCACAGCAGGCCGCCGCCTCGGTCGGGCAGGGCCTGCTGGTGCACCGCTACACCGAGGAGCTGGCCCGCCACGGCGTCATCACCGGCCAGGTCCTGCTCACCCTGGACGACATCACCCGCCGCGCCCACCACCGCAACGCCCACCAGACCATGACGAAGCTGCTCGAACTGGGCGTGCTGCCGATCGTCAACGAGAACGACACCGTCGCCACCAACGAGATCCGGTTCGGCGACAACGACCGGCTGGCCGCGCTCGTGGCGCACCTGGTGCACGCCGACCTGCTCCTGCTGCTCAGCGACGTCGACGGACTCTACGACGGACCGCCCGACCGCGACGGCAGCCGGTTGGTGGCCGAGGTTCACTCGGCGGCCGACCTCGCCGCCGTGTCGATCGGCTCGACCGGCGCCGCCGGGGTCGGCACCGGCGGGATGGTCACCAAGATCGAGGCCGCGCAGATCGCCACCGACTCCGGCATCCCCGTCCTGCTCACCAGCGCCGCCAACGCCGCCGGCGCACTGGCCGGCGAGGACATCGGCACGCTCTTCCACCCGGTGGGGCGCCGCAAGCCGATCCGGCTGACCTGGCTGCGCCACGCCACCGACACCAAGGGTGCGGTGGTGCTCGACGCGGGGGCCGTCCGGGCCGTCGCCGACCGCCGTGCGTCGCTCCTCGCCGCGGGCATCACCGGCGTCGTCGGCGCGTTCAGCGCCGGCGACCCGATCGAGCTCCGCGGTCCCGAGGGTGCCGTCGTCGGCCGTGGCCTGGTCAACTACGACTCCGCCGAGCTGCCCGACCTGCTGGGCCGCTCGAGCAAGGACCTGGTGCGCGAGCTCGGGGCGGCGTACGAGCGCGAGGTCGTGCACCGCGACGACCTGGTCCTGCTCTGA
- a CDS encoding TIGR03936 family radical SAM-associated protein: MAVARRQPEQQAPPVQRVRVQYAKRGRLRFTSHRDVSRAVERAVSRARLPIAFSSGFHPHPRISYAGASPTGAASEAEYLELAMAEVTDPADVGRRLDAALPEGIDVVSAVESPGGSLADRLEASRWLVDLTGVGLAEVAAAVDRFLAEESVEVERMTKKGVRRFDCRAAVVSLTVGEEPDRVRLDLLLRHGTPAVRATDVLTGLVEGAGLPPVADPLLTRLAQGTLPADAVEVGDPFA, translated from the coding sequence ATCGCCGTGGCACGACGACAGCCGGAGCAGCAGGCCCCGCCCGTCCAGCGGGTGCGGGTGCAGTACGCCAAGCGGGGACGGTTGCGGTTCACCAGTCATCGCGACGTGAGCCGCGCCGTCGAGCGCGCCGTCTCGCGGGCCCGGCTCCCCATCGCGTTCTCCTCCGGATTCCACCCGCACCCGCGGATCTCCTACGCCGGCGCCTCGCCCACGGGGGCTGCCAGCGAGGCCGAGTACCTCGAGCTGGCGATGGCGGAGGTCACCGACCCCGCCGACGTCGGCCGACGGCTCGACGCCGCGCTGCCCGAGGGCATCGACGTGGTCAGCGCCGTGGAGTCGCCGGGAGGGTCGCTGGCCGACCGGCTCGAGGCCAGCCGGTGGCTGGTCGACCTGACCGGGGTGGGCCTCGCGGAGGTCGCGGCCGCGGTCGACCGGTTCCTCGCCGAGGAGTCGGTCGAGGTCGAGCGGATGACCAAGAAGGGCGTACGCCGCTTCGACTGCCGCGCGGCCGTGGTCTCCCTGACCGTCGGGGAGGAGCCGGACCGGGTCCGGCTGGACCTGTTGCTGCGCCACGGCACGCCCGCGGTCCGCGCCACCGACGTGCTGACCGGACTGGTCGAGGGCGCGGGCCTCCCGCCGGTCGCGGACCCCCTGCTCACCCGTCTGGCCCAGGGCACGCTGCCCGCCGACGCGGTCGAGGTGGGGGACCCGTTCGCCTGA
- a CDS encoding DUF4190 domain-containing protein, with protein sequence MTTSGGDGPYYGSNDSNPYGATPPPPPPPGGSNPYAPAPGGASPGAPMDGVSVAALVTTVLCCTGPVAVVLGIIGIVRTKDGQRRGRWMAVVGVVGGILATAVVATAVGLGVWFGNQVVTPGNAERGQCVDVQEDGDTVIMLERDCEDDHDAEIVHADEYDASADGGNGEISAAICIDNLSSTDISALQEAGIEPGDLDVVAPDPTDMADGDPYACYVEPDRTLSEPLLD encoded by the coding sequence GTGACGACCAGTGGTGGCGACGGCCCGTACTACGGCAGCAACGACTCCAATCCCTACGGCGCCACCCCGCCACCTCCGCCGCCCCCCGGTGGCAGCAATCCCTACGCCCCCGCACCGGGTGGCGCGTCGCCCGGCGCCCCCATGGACGGTGTCTCCGTCGCCGCGCTGGTGACGACCGTGCTGTGCTGCACCGGCCCGGTGGCCGTCGTGCTCGGCATCATCGGCATCGTCCGCACCAAGGACGGCCAGCGCCGCGGGCGCTGGATGGCCGTGGTGGGCGTGGTCGGCGGGATCCTCGCGACCGCGGTCGTGGCGACCGCTGTCGGCCTCGGGGTGTGGTTCGGCAACCAGGTCGTCACGCCCGGCAACGCCGAGCGCGGCCAGTGCGTCGACGTGCAGGAGGACGGCGACACCGTCATCATGCTCGAGCGCGACTGCGAGGACGACCACGACGCCGAGATCGTCCACGCCGACGAGTACGACGCCTCCGCCGACGGCGGCAACGGCGAGATCAGCGCCGCGATCTGCATCGACAACCTCAGCAGCACCGACATCTCCGCGCTGCAGGAGGCGGGCATCGAGCCCGGCGACCTCGACGTGGTCGCGCCGGACCCGACCGACATGGCCGACGGCGACCCCTACGCCTGCTACGTCGAGCCGGACCGCACGCTGAGCGAACCCCTGCTCGACTGA
- the rpmA gene encoding 50S ribosomal protein L27 yields the protein MSSKKGLSSTKNGRDSNAQRLGVKRFGGQVVSAGEILVRQRGTHFHPGDNVGRGKDDTLFALSAGSVEFGRKRGRKVVSILPGTE from the coding sequence ATGTCATCCAAGAAGGGTCTTTCCTCCACCAAGAACGGCCGCGACTCCAACGCGCAGCGCCTCGGCGTGAAGCGTTTCGGCGGCCAGGTCGTCAGCGCCGGCGAGATCCTCGTCCGCCAGCGCGGCACCCACTTCCACCCCGGCGACAACGTCGGCCGTGGCAAGGACGACACCCTCTTCGCCCTCTCGGCCGGCTCGGTCGAGTTCGGTCGCAAGCGCGGCCGCAAGGTCGTGTCGATCCTGCCGGGCACCGAGTGA
- the rplU gene encoding 50S ribosomal protein L21, producing the protein MYAIVRAGAKQEKVAVGDVIEIDKVATDVGETLTLPVVMAVDGDNVTTTGLDKAAVTVEVLGATKGPKIVIQKYKNKTGYKKRQGHRQKYIQVKVTDISL; encoded by the coding sequence GTGTACGCGATCGTGCGCGCAGGCGCGAAGCAGGAGAAGGTCGCCGTCGGCGACGTCATCGAGATCGACAAGGTCGCAACGGACGTCGGTGAGACCCTGACCCTGCCCGTCGTCATGGCCGTCGACGGCGACAACGTCACCACGACCGGCCTGGACAAGGCCGCGGTCACCGTCGAGGTCCTCGGCGCCACCAAGGGCCCCAAGATCGTCATCCAGAAGTACAAGAACAAGACCGGGTACAAGAAGCGGCAGGGTCACCGCCAGAAGTACATCCAGGTCAAGGTCACCGACATCTCCCTGTGA